From a region of the uncultured Draconibacterium sp. genome:
- a CDS encoding porin family protein, with amino-acid sequence MKRFLFASLFVLIASVGFSQPVFDLGVKAGVHYSNMSLDGEPDLSSDAITKMHWGAFGRVGFNRVYVQPEVYFSKKGGDLSFSGLSGGFDYKNIDVPVLLGYKLVKTPMIDFRVMAGPVFSFVTDADYPEGWNDLNDEFLNDNLFGVQYGLGVDVLFFTLDARMEHSGIVYDDPDFVNGKSTSFLLTLGFKIL; translated from the coding sequence ATGAAACGATTTCTTTTTGCTTCTCTCTTTGTTTTAATCGCATCAGTTGGTTTTTCCCAACCTGTTTTTGATTTGGGGGTGAAAGCTGGTGTGCATTACTCAAACATGAGTCTTGACGGAGAACCTGACCTTAGTTCGGATGCAATAACCAAAATGCATTGGGGGGCATTTGGTCGGGTAGGGTTTAACCGGGTTTATGTACAACCTGAGGTTTATTTTAGTAAAAAAGGTGGTGATTTATCATTCAGTGGGTTATCAGGCGGCTTCGATTATAAAAACATAGATGTGCCGGTTCTTTTAGGATACAAACTGGTAAAAACTCCCATGATTGATTTCAGAGTTATGGCTGGTCCGGTATTCAGTTTTGTAACCGATGCTGATTACCCGGAAGGTTGGAATGATTTGAATGATGAGTTTCTCAATGATAATTTATTTGGTGTACAATATGGTTTGGGGGTTGATGTTTTGTTCTTTACGCTTGATGCCCGCATGGAGCATTCCGGTATAGTTTACGATGATCCGGATTTTGTTAACGGAAAATCAACATCATTTTTGTTAACACTTGGTTTTAAAATTTTGTAA
- a CDS encoding thiamine-phosphate kinase codes for MNVEENIISLISEQLPRSKKQLNELFESDAEILKKRNGFLLFSVDDFSKEDHFSTTDPYQLGKNLAVATLSDIFASGGTPQYFSHSIALNPKKWDDKYLIELARGVAEILVETGAAFIGGDLGTSEEWHYTGIAIGHSEKPLMRKKTVPGELIYMTGNCGTGNLEAAIQLFNLDSDVTAQFELRHKEAQLIQEFATTCIDSSDGIGNTLRTISTLNNTGFLIDRLNPDPIANAFMAKLKLPEELLFLGECGEYELVFTIKPEDEQNFLAEAESRELYFTKIGTIQNEEKMLVSGSKLYDLSDFNIGGRDFSDSQEYIYALTKYLKSHENEIS; via the coding sequence ATGAACGTGGAAGAAAATATCATTTCACTCATCTCAGAGCAACTGCCTCGCAGCAAAAAACAACTTAACGAACTTTTTGAATCCGATGCTGAGATCCTAAAAAAACGAAATGGTTTTTTGCTTTTTTCGGTCGACGATTTTTCAAAAGAAGATCACTTTTCCACCACCGATCCCTATCAGTTGGGCAAAAACCTGGCGGTAGCAACCTTAAGCGACATTTTCGCTTCGGGAGGCACTCCTCAATATTTTAGTCATTCTATTGCGTTAAATCCAAAAAAATGGGATGATAAGTATCTGATAGAGTTAGCTCGTGGTGTTGCCGAAATTCTCGTGGAAACAGGAGCAGCATTTATCGGTGGTGACCTCGGTACCTCGGAAGAATGGCACTACACTGGAATTGCAATCGGGCATTCCGAAAAACCCTTGATGCGTAAAAAAACGGTACCGGGAGAGCTTATTTACATGACCGGAAATTGCGGAACTGGTAACCTGGAAGCCGCCATACAGCTGTTTAACCTGGATAGTGACGTTACTGCTCAGTTTGAACTTCGGCATAAAGAAGCTCAATTAATACAGGAATTTGCCACAACCTGTATCGACTCCAGCGATGGAATTGGGAATACACTACGCACAATTTCCACCTTGAATAACACCGGTTTTTTGATCGACCGGTTAAATCCCGACCCCATTGCAAACGCTTTCATGGCCAAACTAAAACTACCTGAAGAACTATTGTTCCTGGGCGAATGTGGAGAATATGAACTTGTATTTACCATTAAACCGGAAGATGAACAAAACTTTTTAGCGGAAGCGGAAAGCAGAGAGCTGTATTTCACGAAAATAGGTACAATACAGAACGAAGAGAAAATGCTTGTGTCGGGATCAAAACTTTACGACTTGAGCGATTTTAATATTGGAGGGCGGGATTTTTCCGATTCTCAGGAATACATTTATGCATTAACAAAATACCTAAAAAGTCATGAAAACGAAATCTCATAA
- a CDS encoding pyridoxal phosphate-dependent aminotransferase family protein produces the protein MKTKSHNEEEKSGNGYSIDFSSTWKNGRKLPLDERINLFHISMQNQNKEDKHLYMRVIDSATDRTVIAVDADGNKKEMLMFGSNNYLGLANHPHIKEAVKKAIKNYGVGIAGPPLLNGYSSLMKELENRLSKLKGTDDTMIFTSGYTANLGLLYGLCTPHDLIIADEYNHASFFDGVKLLRGKCITFGHNNIDQLKNLLQTHKTDGDLFVVVEGVYSMDGDIAPLDKIIPLSQQYNAHTIIDDAHGTGVLGFNGEGIMEELRIKWTNEIIMGTFSKAFALNGGFISGSREVIEYLRFMARTYMFSASLPPVTIAAVLAGIDVIENEPWRRVQLKKNVSFLTRKLKRFGITTPPQAGIISLNVPQDANIRKMANDFNREGIFLNAIEFPAVPADKQRFRISISANHTNDDLKKLVDTVELVWYKHSIFCND, from the coding sequence ATGAAAACGAAATCTCATAACGAGGAAGAAAAAAGTGGCAACGGGTACAGTATTGATTTCTCCAGTACCTGGAAAAATGGCCGAAAATTACCGCTGGATGAACGGATTAATTTGTTCCATATTTCCATGCAAAACCAGAACAAAGAGGACAAACATTTATACATGCGGGTAATCGATTCGGCAACCGACCGCACAGTAATAGCCGTTGATGCCGATGGGAACAAGAAGGAAATGTTGATGTTCGGTTCGAATAATTACCTGGGGCTTGCCAACCACCCACACATTAAAGAAGCAGTAAAAAAAGCCATAAAAAATTACGGAGTCGGTATTGCCGGGCCGCCACTTCTTAATGGTTATTCATCGCTGATGAAAGAACTTGAAAACCGGCTCAGCAAATTGAAAGGCACTGATGACACCATGATTTTTACAAGTGGTTACACCGCAAACCTGGGCTTACTATATGGCTTATGTACTCCACACGATCTAATTATTGCCGACGAATACAACCATGCTTCATTTTTCGATGGTGTGAAACTGTTAAGGGGAAAATGCATCACCTTCGGGCACAACAACATCGACCAGTTGAAAAATTTATTACAAACACATAAAACCGATGGAGACCTTTTTGTGGTGGTTGAAGGAGTTTACTCAATGGATGGCGACATCGCTCCGTTGGATAAAATAATTCCACTATCACAACAATATAACGCACACACTATTATTGACGATGCCCATGGCACAGGTGTTTTGGGGTTTAACGGCGAGGGCATTATGGAAGAACTTCGGATAAAATGGACCAACGAAATAATTATGGGAACCTTCAGTAAAGCTTTTGCCTTGAACGGTGGATTTATTTCCGGTTCGAGGGAGGTGATCGAATACCTGCGGTTTATGGCGCGCACTTACATGTTTTCAGCCTCGTTGCCACCGGTAACAATTGCAGCAGTTTTGGCCGGTATCGATGTGATAGAAAATGAGCCCTGGCGAAGGGTACAACTCAAAAAGAATGTATCGTTCTTAACGCGTAAGCTGAAACGTTTTGGAATAACAACACCTCCGCAGGCAGGAATTATTTCGCTAAACGTTCCACAAGACGCCAACATTAGAAAAATGGCAAACGATTTTAATCGCGAAGGGATTTTCTTAAATGCCATTGAGTTTCCGGCTGTACCTGCTGACAAACAACGATTTCGTATTTCAATAAGTGCCAACCACACAAACGATGATCTCAAAAAACTGGTTGACACGGTTGAATTGGTTTGGTATAAACACAGTATATTTTGCAACGATTAA
- a CDS encoding diacylglycerol kinase family protein, which yields MKTAVLINGFANNGSAEKKWDHIEDDMKNIMPVGTLYIHFSETDNHISLMETLVNEYQVKNFVSAGGDGSINNLINTLAQVTNYQLAPFCIGAIGLGSSNDFLKPVKHKIRGIPVRIDFENKKQADLGIVEYMENDTTKKQLFIVNASLGFTAKGNQNFNDNSNKIIQFLKPLSTNLCILWTIAQTLLNYTNIHLEIAYDEKQFSTSVTNLSIAKNPNVSGSFCYDVDPGTDSGCLGFYLAENFKRQQIPGLLYALYQKRFSQTKNCKTALVQSVEINSAKPVLLETDGEIIEACRFRFSVLPRALFVAD from the coding sequence ATGAAAACAGCGGTATTAATAAATGGTTTTGCCAACAATGGATCGGCAGAGAAAAAATGGGATCACATTGAGGATGACATGAAAAACATTATGCCTGTTGGAACATTGTACATTCATTTCTCGGAAACCGATAATCATATCAGCCTGATGGAAACTTTGGTAAACGAATACCAGGTTAAAAACTTTGTTTCTGCCGGTGGAGATGGCAGTATCAACAATCTCATTAATACCCTCGCTCAGGTTACGAATTATCAATTGGCTCCATTTTGTATTGGTGCCATTGGTTTGGGATCGAGCAACGATTTTCTTAAACCTGTAAAACACAAAATAAGAGGAATTCCAGTGAGAATTGATTTTGAGAATAAAAAGCAGGCTGATTTAGGGATCGTTGAATATATGGAAAATGACACGACCAAAAAACAGCTTTTTATCGTTAATGCCAGCCTTGGTTTTACAGCTAAGGGGAATCAAAATTTTAACGATAACAGCAATAAAATTATTCAATTTCTGAAACCGCTTTCAACCAACCTTTGTATTTTATGGACAATCGCACAAACGCTGCTGAACTACACAAATATTCATTTGGAAATTGCTTATGATGAAAAACAATTTTCAACAAGTGTCACCAATCTTTCTATTGCCAAAAATCCCAATGTTTCAGGTAGTTTCTGCTACGATGTTGATCCGGGCACCGACAGTGGCTGTTTAGGATTTTACCTGGCTGAAAACTTTAAAAGACAACAAATTCCCGGATTGCTTTACGCTTTATACCAAAAACGATTCTCACAAACAAAAAACTGTAAAACAGCGCTTGTTCAGTCGGTAGAAATAAACTCTGCAAAGCCTGTTCTTCTCGAAACCGACGGCGAAATTATTGAAGCCTGTCGATTTCGTTTTTCTGTGTTACCCAGAGCTTTATTTGTTGCTGATTAA
- a CDS encoding UbiA family prenyltransferase encodes MKNENDFAPVFSLRFLRALIIHMRPYLLFVSGAAGLAGLALGWQENGSITKLVILFLPFFLGYGFGQALTDCFQTDTDAISAAYRPLIKKEVSPKALGVVSLIGLILIGIPLILYNLNNLIFCSLAIIGLSTYTYFKKNFWIAGPFYNGWIVMILPIAAFLAITGKGLSSLNNSTLIWLCVITLFAYANFVLIGYLKDITADRETGYNTFAVKFGWDHSVVLGDIFVIIVALASLFLINPENTIALALFIIATLVAVSGQIKAHFTSIKIEENATYPIVSTVRAFILWHLAIMVTFQPDWYLFALCYYFGFELVLLFRPEKGQI; translated from the coding sequence ATGAAAAATGAAAATGATTTTGCACCTGTTTTTTCCCTCCGTTTTCTGCGAGCACTTATTATTCACATGCGACCTTACCTGCTGTTTGTTTCCGGTGCAGCCGGGTTGGCCGGGCTGGCATTGGGCTGGCAGGAAAACGGCTCAATTACAAAGCTTGTGATTTTGTTTTTACCTTTCTTTTTAGGCTACGGTTTTGGTCAGGCTTTAACCGATTGTTTTCAAACCGACACCGATGCCATCTCTGCAGCGTACCGGCCTTTGATAAAAAAAGAAGTGTCGCCCAAAGCACTTGGAGTAGTCAGTCTGATTGGACTGATTTTGATTGGGATTCCACTGATTTTATACAATCTCAATAACCTTATATTTTGTTCGCTGGCAATAATAGGACTGTCCACTTACACCTATTTTAAAAAGAATTTCTGGATAGCCGGACCATTCTACAATGGCTGGATAGTAATGATTTTACCGATAGCGGCTTTTCTAGCCATCACAGGGAAAGGTCTTTCATCACTCAATAATAGCACGCTCATTTGGTTGTGCGTAATAACACTTTTTGCGTATGCCAATTTTGTATTGATCGGCTATTTGAAAGATATCACTGCCGATCGGGAAACCGGCTACAATACATTTGCCGTTAAATTTGGCTGGGATCATTCGGTTGTACTTGGCGATATTTTTGTAATTATAGTTGCACTTGCCTCGTTGTTCCTTATCAATCCTGAAAACACAATAGCGCTGGCACTATTTATAATTGCCACTTTGGTCGCTGTTTCCGGACAAATTAAAGCGCATTTTACCTCCATTAAAATTGAAGAGAATGCCACCTACCCCATTGTATCAACGGTTAGGGCTTTTATCCTCTGGCACCTTGCCATAATGGTTACTTTTCAACCCGACTGGTACCTGTTTGCCTTGTGCTACTACTTTGGTTTTGAACTGGTATTGTTGTTCCGCCCGGAAAAAGGACAAATATGA
- a CDS encoding SDR family NAD(P)-dependent oxidoreductase yields MFELKNKRIIITGASSGIGKQLCFELAKYNPRLILMARNFEALDQVRDELISANPGLDEPIIISCDISNEMAVKNAIKQLSSEKQPIDILINNAGIGIYGPIKNTVPQDFKQLLDINFLGAVNLTYHTLPHFPEYSPGMIVFISSIAALYGMPCYAAYSASKAALRSFSQTLRAELVHTKISVLHVAPDYTQTHFFRNEKFLPGAHLRHDKMATAEDVARQIIQLIRKNKTEVALSLRGKLIGKVAALSPGFARAYFRRRARKLLII; encoded by the coding sequence ATGTTTGAACTAAAAAATAAACGAATAATCATTACCGGTGCCTCATCAGGAATCGGGAAACAACTTTGTTTTGAACTGGCAAAATACAATCCCAGGCTGATTCTTATGGCCCGGAATTTTGAAGCTCTAGACCAAGTCAGGGATGAATTGATTTCAGCAAATCCAGGACTCGATGAACCAATTATCATCAGTTGTGATATTTCCAATGAAATGGCTGTTAAAAATGCAATAAAGCAACTATCTTCCGAAAAACAACCCATCGATATTCTAATTAACAATGCAGGAATCGGAATTTACGGTCCTATAAAAAATACCGTTCCGCAAGACTTCAAACAACTTCTGGATATCAATTTTTTGGGAGCCGTTAACCTTACTTACCATACACTTCCCCATTTTCCCGAATACAGTCCGGGAATGATCGTTTTTATATCATCAATAGCCGCACTTTATGGCATGCCCTGTTATGCGGCCTACTCGGCCAGTAAAGCTGCATTAAGATCGTTCAGCCAGACGCTAAGGGCAGAGTTGGTCCATACCAAAATTTCGGTTTTGCATGTGGCGCCCGACTACACCCAAACCCACTTTTTCAGAAATGAGAAGTTTTTGCCCGGAGCACACTTACGACACGATAAAATGGCAACCGCAGAGGATGTTGCCCGCCAAATCATTCAACTAATAAGAAAAAATAAAACTGAAGTTGCACTCTCTCTACGCGGTAAATTGATTGGGAAAGTGGCCGCACTTTCACCGGGATTTGCCAGAGCTTATTTTCGAAGAAGAGCCCGTAAATTATTAATAATCTGA